The region TTTCTGCCGGCGTTTGCTCTGTGACAGGCGCCTGACGCGAGCTGGCGAACAGTGCCCGAACCCGCGGCAACAAAGCAGCAGGCCCGCTCCAGTTGGCACGTACCCAGTTCAATGCATCGCCGTGCATGGGGTAGCAAAACAGTCGCCAATAGTCGCGTAATACTTCGCCCAGTAAATCACTGTGGTCGGTTTCAAGCGTTTGGGTGAACAGACTGCCGCTGTCAAAAGCGTGCTCACGCAGCATCCGCTGGCACCAACTGTGGATGGTCGAAACCGCAGCCTCATCCATCCACTGCGCAGCGATATCGAGGCGCCCGGCGCACGCTGCCCATTGCCCGGGATCGAATTGATCACGCAGCTGCGCAACCAAGGCATCGGGGGCGTCAATCTCGTCACGGAAATACCGTGCAGCCTCTGCCAGCCGGGTACGAATACGATCACGCAGCTCTTTGGTCGCCGCATCGGTGAAGGTCACCACCAGGATTTGCGGCGGTAGCAACTCGCGGCCAAAGTCCGCGCCATCGCCACCGTGCCCCAATATCAAACGCAGATAGAGCGCTGAGATAGTGAAGGTTTTGCCGGTGCCGGCGCTGGCTTCAATCAACTGGCTGCCGCGTAACGGAAAGCCTAGTGCCAAAGGTAGGGTTTGCGCACTCATCAACGGGCTGCCTCGCTGCTCAATGAACGCCAGGGCGCCTCAAATAGGGGTCGATAAAGGGCGTCGCACCACCCTTCGAATTCAGCATTGGCCATCAAGGCCGCATAGTCCGGAAACTGGCGGGCCAAGGCTGCGCTTTCGCGGCGCTCACCGTCGCTGGTTTGTCCGTCACCTTCGTAGGCTTTCTGCGCTGCAGCGTCGGCCTTGGCCGGGTCTGTCTGTGCCAGCCAGGCAAATGCCGTTTTGACCGCAACGGGCAGCGGACGCCCCATGCCGACTTTCCAGGACACCAGCAAATTACCCAGAATGTCACGGGCTTGCCCGGGCTCCAGAGGCCCTAGCAGCAAAGTGTCATCGCTGGCCACCAGCGCGGTAGACATGTCCAGGCCGCTGGCACAGGCCACCAGATGATTAACCCAGGGGCGAGTCAGACGGTGCCATTTACGGGTTTTAACTGCGCCGATGCTGTTAGGAATCGTCGTGATGGACAATAAACCATTGTCACTTCGCTGATGCAGGTGACTGAGCCATCCCTCAAGCAGCACGCCGTGATCGTCGAAACGGACAGGCAAGGCAGTGTTAAGCGGCGTCGGCCAAAGAGCCAGTAACTGCTGATAGCGTTGCAACACATCCGGCAGTGGTTCAATCAACTCATGCTGCAGGCACTCGCCAAAACCCGCCATGGGCAACAAGCCGCTGCCCTGCAACCGCAAGGCACGAGTATGCAAGGCCTGCTCAAACTGATCAGGCTGCGCCAGTGCGGCTTCGAGCAAGCTGTCACTCAAGGTGTAACGCTGTAACGCATCAAGCACGAATGGCTCTTCATCCGCTAAAGGCACTTCGGCTGCCTCAAAGAAGACTTTCAGACGCTGACTAAAGAAGTGACGAACAGGGTTACGAAAAAAATCCTGCAACTGCGTCAGGTTCAGCGGTTCTTCCTGTTGATAGGCTTCCAGCGTGGCGGGCGGGGTTCGCTCAGGCTTGGGCTCATGCAATTGCTGCCATTCACGGGCATAACTGAACAGGTTCGAATCGCCTTCATGGAAATAACGCGTACTGAACGGCTGAAGCGGATGCTCCTGGGTCATGGCATCCAGCAGGTCATGGTCGCCCGCCAGTTGCCAGCCGCTGGCCAGGTGATCACGTAACTGGCCAATCAATACACAGGCCGGACGCTCTGAGTTGTCGCGAATACTGCGCCCTACCCAACTGACATAAAGCTGATCCCGGGCAGAAAGCAGCGCTTCGAGCAGCAGATAACGATCATCCTCACGGCGGGATCGATCGCCCGGACGATAGTCGCTGCCCATCAAGTCAAAATCCAGAGGCGGCTGTGCTCGCGGGTAGTCACCATCATTCATGCCCAGCAGGCATACCAGCTTGAACGGGATCGCACGCATGGGCATCAAGGTACAAAAATTGACGGCACCGGCCAGAAAGCGTTGTGACAACTTGCCTTGGTCGAGTCCGGCCAGCCATGCTTCGCGCACCACCGTCAGCGGTAACTCATCCTGCAGCCCCACCTGTTCACAGGTCTCCAGCCATGTTTCGCGCAGCTCCTCAAGCTGGGCCAGCAAGTAATCGTCATGCTCGGTTTCGGCTTGGAAGAACAGCTGCATCAAGGCTTGCAGGCGCTCCCCCCACTGTTGCGGCAATGCTGGTTGCGACAGTTCCTGGTGGGCAATTTCCAGGGCATCAAGCAATGCCACGAGCGGTCCGATCAATACCGCATCAAGGCCGCCAATTTCATCATAGGGCTCGATGCCATCGCAGGCCTCGCCACTGCCGACGGCATAGCCGAGCAACATGCGACGCAAGCCGAAACGCCAACTGTTTTGCTCCAGTTGTGACGGCAAGCCAAGGCCTGCCCGCTGCTCGGCATTCAACCCCCAGCGAATCCCCGCGCCCTCAATCCAACGATGCAAGGTCGGCAAGTCGCGCTCTTGTACCTTAAAACGAGCACGCAGGGCTGGGACATCCAGCAGGTCCAGAATTTCACTGACCGGGAAGCGGCTATCAGGCAACTTCAGCAGATGCTCAATGGCAATCAGTAAAGGATCACGTCCACGCTGACCTTGATCGGCCAGGGTGTAGGGAATAAACCGGCGATCGTCACGTTCGATTTGTCCGAATACAGCGCGGATATGCGGTGCATAACTGTCAACATCGGGCACCATCACAATCACGTCTCGAGGCTGCAGCTCAGGATTTTCACTAAATCGCGCAAGTAACTGGTCGTGAAGAATCTCAACTTCTCGCTGCGCACTGTGAGCAACGTGGAAGCGGATTGAATTGTCTTGCGCTGGATCGACAGGAGGCCACAGATCACGGGTTTCGTTGAGTGGACGCAACTCCAGAATGTCATCCTGCAACTGGTTCAGCATGTTGAGCGGTTCAACTTCACTGAACAGGTCGATACGCCCGTCCCGAAAAGCCGCACGATAACTGTTGGGGTCATCGTAACTGTCGAGCAGGTTGATGTAGTCGCGACCCTGCTTTCCCCACGCTGCAAGCAATGGATGTGCGTGTTGATGCAGGATGTCAGGGTCCAGCGCTGTAGGCATCCCGACTTTGCGGGCTTGGCGTTTGTACTGATGACGCAGCAGGTCTTTGTCAGCCACGATGTCAGACCAGTGGTGTCGGCATGGATTGTGAACACACAGCAACACCTGGCTGAACCGGGCCAGCCCGGCCAATGCTTCGAGCGCCTGTGCAGGCAGCGAGGAAATACCGAACACGATCACTCGCGCCGGTAAGCCGGGCGGGGCTTGCTCGAGACTGTTTATTTTCTCGATAAAGCGTTGGTGCACGCCTGCCCGGCTCTGGGACATACCCTCCTCCCCGACATCCAGCAACAACGCGCGCCACAACTCGGCCTGCCAGCAATTGGCCGGGCTCAGGGCCGGGCTTTCGCCCCGTGCATTGCGCAATTGATGACGACCGGCTGCCCAGTCCTCCAGCCAGTCCGCCCGATAGACCTGGTATTGGTCAAACAAGTCTGCAAGACGTTCTGAGAGCTGGTAGCGCTTGCGCAAGTCGGTGTCATGGGTCAGGAAGCGCTGGAGCGGTTCAAAGTGCGGTTGATCGATCAGAGCGGGGAGCAAACGCATCAAGCGCCAGGTCAGGGGGGCTTTATCCAGCAGAGACTTGGCCGGGATCTCTTCGCTGCCCAGAACGAGTCGATAAAGCTGCCACATGAAACTGCCGGGCAGTTGCACATCCACCGCTGCGGCAATACCACAGCCGCCAGAGTCATCGTCCTGAGCGTCCCCTGCCAGAGCCAGCTTCAGCCATTGGGCAATGCCATTGCTC is a window of Pseudomonas taetrolens DNA encoding:
- the recC gene encoding exodeoxyribonuclease V subunit gamma, with protein sequence MPVATSLNAGFMVVHGNRLDELRSLVVSWMRRYPLAPLENEIALVQSNGIAQWLKLALAGDAQDDDSGGCGIAAAVDVQLPGSFMWQLYRLVLGSEEIPAKSLLDKAPLTWRLMRLLPALIDQPHFEPLQRFLTHDTDLRKRYQLSERLADLFDQYQVYRADWLEDWAAGRHQLRNARGESPALSPANCWQAELWRALLLDVGEEGMSQSRAGVHQRFIEKINSLEQAPPGLPARVIVFGISSLPAQALEALAGLARFSQVLLCVHNPCRHHWSDIVADKDLLRHQYKRQARKVGMPTALDPDILHQHAHPLLAAWGKQGRDYINLLDSYDDPNSYRAAFRDGRIDLFSEVEPLNMLNQLQDDILELRPLNETRDLWPPVDPAQDNSIRFHVAHSAQREVEILHDQLLARFSENPELQPRDVIVMVPDVDSYAPHIRAVFGQIERDDRRFIPYTLADQGQRGRDPLLIAIEHLLKLPDSRFPVSEILDLLDVPALRARFKVQERDLPTLHRWIEGAGIRWGLNAEQRAGLGLPSQLEQNSWRFGLRRMLLGYAVGSGEACDGIEPYDEIGGLDAVLIGPLVALLDALEIAHQELSQPALPQQWGERLQALMQLFFQAETEHDDYLLAQLEELRETWLETCEQVGLQDELPLTVVREAWLAGLDQGKLSQRFLAGAVNFCTLMPMRAIPFKLVCLLGMNDGDYPRAQPPLDFDLMGSDYRPGDRSRREDDRYLLLEALLSARDQLYVSWVGRSIRDNSERPACVLIGQLRDHLASGWQLAGDHDLLDAMTQEHPLQPFSTRYFHEGDSNLFSYAREWQQLHEPKPERTPPATLEAYQQEEPLNLTQLQDFFRNPVRHFFSQRLKVFFEAAEVPLADEEPFVLDALQRYTLSDSLLEAALAQPDQFEQALHTRALRLQGSGLLPMAGFGECLQHELIEPLPDVLQRYQQLLALWPTPLNTALPVRFDDHGVLLEGWLSHLHQRSDNGLLSITTIPNSIGAVKTRKWHRLTRPWVNHLVACASGLDMSTALVASDDTLLLGPLEPGQARDILGNLLVSWKVGMGRPLPVAVKTAFAWLAQTDPAKADAAAQKAYEGDGQTSDGERRESAALARQFPDYAALMANAEFEGWCDALYRPLFEAPWRSLSSEAAR